In Polyangiaceae bacterium, the DNA window CACCAGCGTGGTGGAGTCGTTCCGCCCGACGAAGTCCCAGGTGCGTCGCATCTTGGGGCGGGGCGAGGTGATCGACGTGCGCGGCGCTTCCCTGCCCGTGGTGCATCTGCATCGCATTCTGGGAGTGAGCAACGCTCAGGACGACCCCACGCAGGCGCTGGTCAGCATCGTGGAGTTCAACGACCAGAGTTTCGCGGTGCTTGTAGACGAGGTGCTCGGCCAGATGCAGGTCGTGGTGAAGAGCCTCGAGTCGAACTACCAGCACGTCGACGCCTTGATGGGCGCGACGATTCTCGGTGACGGTCGGGTAGCCATGATCTTGGACGTTCAGGCGTTGGCAAAGGAAGTGCGCGGCGAGCGCAACCCGGCGTTTTTCGATTCCGGCAACGCCGGTTTTCAGGAGGCAGCATGGATCTCGTGAACGAAACCCCTGTGCTCGATGCAGCAGCCGCCCAGTACTTGAGCTTCTCCTTGGCGGAGGGCGAGTACGCCGTGAAGATCCTCCACGTACGAGAAATCCGGGGCATCGGTCCCATCACGCCGCTGCCCAACGCTCCACACCATCTCAAGGGCGTGATGAACCTGCGGGGAGCGATCGTCCCCGTGGTGGATCTCAAAGTCGCGCTTGGCCTGCCAGAGTCCGACTACGACAAGTTCACCGTAATCATTGTCTTGTCCGTCGGCGGCCGCACCATGGACTTCGTGGTGGATAGCGTTTGCGACGTCGTGTCGCTGGAATCCACGGACATCGAGAACACCTCCGAGATCGGCAACGGCGTGGACGATGCCCTGATCGACGGGATCGCTCGCGCTCAGGAGCGGTTCATCATCCTGCTGGACGTGGAGCGCATCGCAGCGGTGGACGTGGCTGCCTGAGGGATATGCCGTGAACGCGCAGAACCCGAGATTGGCCCAGCAGGAGTTCGAAGCACTCCGTGGGATCATCTCTGCGCGCACCGGCATCCACCTGAACGCTTCCAAGCTGGCCTTGGTCGAAGCCAGGCTCGCACGACGCCTGCGAGCGCGCGGCCTGAGCTCCTTCGAAAACTACCTGTCGCTCCTGAAGGACCCCTCCGAGGCCGCGGAAGAGCTGCCGGAGATGGTCAACTGCATCACCACCAACAAGACCAGCTTCTTCCGCGAAAACCATCACTTCGACTTCCTGGCCAATCGCATCGTTCCGGAGCTCGTGGCCAGCGGCAAGCGCAAGCTGCGAATCTGGAGCGCCGGCTGTTCCACGGGACAAGAGCCCTACAGCATCGCCATCACGCTGCGCGAAGCGCTGGGTTCGCTGCAGGACTGGGACATTCGGATCTTGGCGTCGGATATCGACACCGGCGTGCTCAGCCGTGCTCGCGAGGCGCTCTACGACCCTTCGGAGCTGGGTGACGTGCCTCAGAAAGTGCGCTCGTGGGCATTCGAGCGAACCGCAAGCGGTCACGCCAGGGTTGCCGCGGATCTTCGAAAGCTCGTCACGCTCAGGCAGATCAACCTGATCGAGCGACCGTGGCCCATCCGCACCCGCTTCGACGTCATCTTCTGCCGAAACGTCGTGATCTACTTCGCGAAGCCGACGCAGGAGGCGCTGTACCAAGCCTTCTCCGAGCACCTCTTTGGCCACGGCTATCTGGTGGCCGGCCACTCGGAGAACCTGCACTCGGTCAGCAACTTGTTCGAGCACGCCGGACCCACGGTATATCGACCGCGGGCCCGTCCGTCCCAAGCCCCGAGGCGCCGCTCCCTGCGGCCGAAGATCACGTCCATCGTCCCGGTCGCGCGGGAGCGCCGTGGAGAGCTGGCTCTGGTGAGCATCGTCCCCCCTCCAGAGCGGCCGGACGTTCCCATCCAGGCAGGTGGTCTGCATGCCAGCGCGAATCCGGCGAGGATCCGTACGCTGCTCGGCTCTTGTGTCTCCGCCTGTCTGTACGATCCCGTGGCGCGCATCGGCGGAGCCAACCACTTCATGCTCCCCGAAGGTGCAGAGGACGCGTCACTTCCCGCCCGCTTCGGCGTGCATGCGATGGAAATGCTGATCAATCGCCTGATGAAGCTCGGGGCGGAGCGCTCTCGGCTCGTGGCCAAGGCGTTCGGCGCTTCCACCGTGCTGCAAACCGAGAACACCACCATTCGCATTGCGGAGCGGAACGCGGAGTTCATCCGCGAGTTCTTGAGCACGGAGAACATCCCGCTCGTTGCTCAGAAGCTCGGCATGGCGGAACCACTGCTCCTGATCTTCGAAACGGACACCGGGCGCGCGCTGGTGCGTGCCGTGAAGCGCGAGCTCACCGCGCGCGTCGTCCAGGACGAGCGCAGCTACATGACCCGTATCAAGCAGCAGCCTTCAGCAACTCCGAGCCAGGACGTCACCTTCTTCTGAGGAACCATGGCCCCCACCCGTGTACTCGTAGTCGACGACTCCGCCTTGATGCGGAAGCTGTTGACCACGATCTTGGCGCAGGATCCCGAGATCGAAATCGTAGGCACGGCTACGGACCCCGTCGCGGCCAAGCGCGCCCTCGCGCAGCTGTCCCCCGACGTGATGACCCTGGACATCGAAATGCCGCGCATGAACGGCATCGAGTTCCTCGAGCAACTGATGAAGCACCGCCCGATGCCGGTGGTCATGGTGTCTTCGCTCACGGAGCGGGGCAGCCAGCTCACCATGCGGGCGCTGCAGCTCGGCGCCTTCGACTTCGTCACCAAGCCCAAGATCGACATCGCTCGCGGCACCGTCGAGCTGGCAGAGGAGCTCGTCGCCAAGGTCAAGGCTGCCGGACGCAGCCGGGGGCGGCGCCCAGTGGCGCGCCCGAAATCCCGGCCGCCGGCGCGTCCCGTCTCTCTCCGACCCCAACCGGGCTCCTTCGCCCAGCAGGCGCTGATCGCGATCGGCGCGTCGACGGGAGGGACGGAAGCGCTCAGCAAGGTGCTCTCGGCTTTTCCCGCGAATTGCCCTCCATGCATCGTGGTGCAGCACATGCCGCCGGTGTTCACCCGGCACTTCGCCGAGCGCCTGGACCGCGAGTGCCGCGTCCACGTGCGAGAGGCTCAGGACGGCGACGTTCTGACGCCGGGCCTGGTTCTGATCGCCCCCGGGGGCGAGCGCCACATGCAGCTCACGCGCGCGGGCTCCCGACTCACCGTGCAGCTGGTGGCCATGCCGCCGGTCAACCACCACCGGCCATCGGTGGACGTGCTGTTCGACTCCGTGGCGCGCGTCGCCGGCGCGAGCACCATCGCCGCGATCCTCACCGGCATGGGCGCCGATGGCGCGCGGGGCATGAAGAAGCTGCGCGACGCCGGAGCCCAGACGGTGGCGCAAGACGAAGCGACGTCCGTGGTGTTCGGCATGCCCAAGGAGGCCATCGCCCTGGGCGGAGCCGCGCACGTCGCACCGCTTTCGGACATTGCGGCGACGCTCCTGCGCTTGGCCGGAGACACCCGCCGGCGCGATTCGCTTCGAGTCTCCAATCCACCGCGAGGGGCCCCATGATAGTGCTCACCCTGGAAGACCCCCACGGCATCGCGGGCGCGCTTGCGGAGGCGTTCGCCGCACGAGGCCACGTGGTGCACGCCGCGAGCGACATCGCCAATGCCGTGGCTCGAGCGGAGGCCACGCCGCCTGACGTCGTCGTGGCACCGGCAGGAAACGCTGAGTTTCCGCAGTTGGTCGCCTCTGTCCGCGCCCATCACCTCGCCTACGTCATCGGCGTGCTTGCGGGGGACGAGACCAATCTTCAAGACGTCGTGGACGGAGTCGCGCCGGACGAAATCCTCTTTTCGGACACGCGCGAGGCTGAGATCAAGATCGCCGTCCATGCCGCGGAGCGCATCGTCAGCTTCAGCCGCCGACTGCAGGAGCGGGTCGGCGAGCTGGAGCACGCCCTGAGCCACGACACCCACACCGCCGCGGACGCTCCCGAGAGCGAGCAGGGCATCCGCAAAGCGCTGCTGACCCGCGGCTGGAGAGAGATGGAGGCCACGCTCGAGCGGATGTGCGGCGAGTACCTGAACCTACCCTTCCACCGCGTCGCGAACCCCGGCTCGCCGAGCGAAGGATTGGGCGGCGCCCGCATCTCCCTCACCGACGTGGAGCACAACGTGGAGCTCGACCTCGGGGTATTCTGCTCGGAGAAGTCCACGCGCGACGTGGCCATCGCCTTCTGCGGCGGCGACGAGAGCATGGTGGACGACGACATCATGCGAGACGTGATGACGGAGTTCGCCAACTCCGCCATGGGCGCGGTGAAGACGGACTTTCTGGACGACGACTTCCGCTTCACGGCCGGCGTTCCCAAGGCCGCCTTGTCCAACAAGCTCAGCAAGCAGCTGAGCGCCCAGAAGGCGCACCGCGTGTTCTGCTTCCGGAACGACGGCACCGAGGTGTTCGTCGTCGTCGGCTTGCACAGCAAAGAGGTGGTGCGTGTCACGGGCACCGGGCTGCGGGAGGGGATGGTGCTGGCCAGCGACGTGTTCGCGGACAACGGCGTGCTGCTGGCACGCGCCGGCACTCGACTCACCGAAACCACGGCACAGCGGCTGTCCAAGCTGGTGCCCAAGAAACTCATCGAGCTTTCGGAGGCTGCATGAGCCTCCCCTCACCCCACCCGTGCGCGCGACACGGACGGAGGGAATCGCGCTCCCAGGAGAACCGGTCATGAAGTGGATCATCGACATGCGCACCACGGGGAAGATTTCCATCGCCTTCGGCGGAATCTTCGTCATGCTCTTGGCCATCGCTTGGGTGGCGCTCTCTGCGGCCGACAAGGCCAACAATAGCCTGGAGCTCACCTTCGAGCGGGACATGAAAGGCACCGCGGACATCTACGAGGCCGTGACGTTGCGGCTACGCGCGGCGCGCGCGTTTCGCGACGCGATGGGCGAGAGCCACGACGCCACGCGAGCGCAGTACACGAGGGAGTACGAGGACAACCTGGCGGCGATTCCCACGGCTCTCGACAAGGTGGAAAAGCGCCTGGTGCACGAGAAGAGCAAGGAGCAGCTTCGGAGCGCCCGCAAGGCCATCTCCGATTGGGCCGTCGTGGCGCGTGAGGCCATCGAGCTAGGCCGCAAGGATCCAAAGCGTGCCGAGGGGCTGGTGGACAAGTGCAACCAGCTCGCTCCCGCCATCGACCAGCCGCTGGCGGCCATCATCAAGGACAAGCTCGAGCTGGCGGACGCTTCCCACGAGGCGGCGCAGGCGAGCTACGTCCACAGCCGGAACATCGTGTGGGGCACGATCGCCTTCGTGGCGCTGATCGTGGCCGGGGTGTTCTGGTTCTGCCGCTATCTGTTCGTCGCGCGCGTCGACAAGATCCTCGCCGTGATCAAGCGCATGAAGCAGGGCGACCTCACCGAGCGCGTCGATTTCGACCACGGGGACGAGCTCGGCCAGATGGCCACGGCCCTGAACGGCTCCCTCGACTCCCTGCAGTCGACGCTGTTCGACGTCCAAGACGTCTGCAATCAGGTCGCCGCGGCCTCACAGCAGCTCCGCGCCGCCTCGGAGCAGATCTCGAACGGCGCGCAGGAGCAAGCCTCCAGCCTGGAAGAGACCGCCGCCAGCTTGGAGGAGATCAGCGCCACGGTGAACCAGAACTCCGGCAACGCGCAACGCGCCTCCAAGCTCGCCGGTGACGCCAGTGACGTCGCCGAGCGCGGCGGGCAGGTGGTGGAGGGCGCCGTCGCCGCCATGGGCGAGATCACCAAGGCGTCCACCAAGATCGCGGACATCATCACCACCATCGACGAGATCGCGTTCCAGACCAACCTGTTGGCGCTGAACGCGGCCGTGGAAGCGGCCCGAGCCGGCGAGCAGGGCCGCGGCTTCGGTGTGGTGGCAGCGGAGGTCCGCACCCTCGCGCAACGCACGGCGTCCGCCGCCAAGGAGATCCGCGGTCTCATCGTGGACGCCTCCACCAAGGTGGAAGCCGGCACCGAGCGCGTGAATCAGTCCGGTTCCACGCTGCAGGAGATCGTGCGCGCCGTGAAGCAGGTCACCGACATGGTGGGCGAGATCGCGGCAGCCTCCAGCGAGCAGAGCACGGGCATCGCCCAGGTGAACACTGCCGTGGGCCAGGTGGACCAGGTCACCCAATCGAACGCCGCTCAGACCGAAGAGGTCTCCGCGACGGCGGAATCCTTGGCGGAGAAGGCCGCCCACCTGGATCGGCTGGTGGCAGCCTTCGAGCTCGGCAAACGGCGACAGCGCGCCGCGGCGCAGCGAGCGCCCGCACCCAAGCGCCATCGCCCGCCCCCGCTGCCGAAGAAGGCGAAGAAGAACGCCGACGTGATGGTGGGCGACGCCCCCATGTTCTCCATCCCGCCCGGGCCCCCGAACGGCAAGAGCAACGGCTTCCAATCGAGCGACGGCTACTTGGAGTTCTGACTCCAGAGAGGGTGGCGCGGCCCCGCCGCGCCGCCCTCACTCCTGATAGCAGCGACGCACCGTGCAACTGCGCGAACCGGCGCGACTGGAGCAGGCGTTCTTCGCCTGCTCTGCTGCTTCGGTTCGGCTCGGCGCGGTCTTCCACGCGGTGCCCACGTAGTGGCCGCGGAACTTGGCGGACGCGATGCAGGACCACTCCGACGCTTTGGGGGCAGCCACCGCCGGCGCGGCGAGCCCTCCCAGGCAAACACCAGCAATAGCGAGCGGAGCGATGGATGAGCGTTTGCGCTGCTTCATGAGGGGGCTCCTAGAGTGTAATCACCGCGCGCAGGCCGGTCACCAGCGCTGATGGTATCTGCCGCTGCCCGCCGGGGTTGTCGATGTACTGCAGCGACGGCTTCACGCTGAAGAAGCCCGTCACCAACGCTTCGTAGTCGAGCTCGACGACCGTCTCGGCGTCCCGAACCTCCGGGGACACCTGGACCCGCGCGACCCCCAGGGACAGCACGTCGTCCCCGCGACTCGGCAAGAGCCCCGTGACGGCGATGCCCGCGCCCGAATAGAGCCACGTCTCATTTTGGTCCTGGGGCGCAACGCCCAGCTGCAAGAACACGCCCACGGAATCCCAGACCTCATGGTCCAAGATGGCGTAACCGCCATAGCTCTCGCCATGGCGGAATCCGCCGAGCCGCAGCGTTCCCGGGAGCCCCGCGAAGATGGGTTCGGAGTGCAGCTGGAGCTCGCCCACGTAGAGGCGCTCGGTGTCGGCACTGAACACTCGCGTGCCGCCCAGCGGCTTCTTCCCGTCCGGTTCACCATCGAACACGCCCACCTGCAGCGTGAGCGGCTCGACGGGGGTCGCGAAGGCGGCCGCTCCCAGGGCCCAGTCCGGGTAGGTCGACAGCTCCAGCGTGGGAAACACGCCGAAGGAGGCGTTGAGCAGGGTTCCGGCGTAGTCGCTGGCGGCAAAGTCGACGTTCGCCTCCTGTCGCCCCACCTTCAACGCCAGCACTCCGAGCTCTTGCCGATACCAGTACTCCGCCAAGGTGACGTAGCGGTCGGCTTCCAGATTGCTCACGGGTTGGAGGCCCCCCAGGTGCTCTTCCGTAACGCCTTCGCCGTGCAGCTCTTTGAAGCGCAGCTCGAGCGTCCCGCCCTGCCACGCGCCCAACGCGCCAGTGTCGACGTCCACAGAAGCATCGCTGCTCCCCAGGTAGGAGTACGGTCGATCCGTGTCCGGCCCGCCAGCGACCCGGGCGAAGGCGTCCGCCGTGTAGCTGCCCTGAATGTCGACCCCATGCTCCTCCAGCCACGAGCGCGCCCCACCCCAGGTGGCGGTGAGGTAGGAGCCCTCCAGATAGCCGTCCTCCCGCTTTGGGGGCATGGACTGCCTGAGCGGCGGAATCGACTGCGCCCGGGCCATGCGGGGCGCGGCCAGGCCCACCAAGGGCATCAAGGTCGAAAGCAGCAGGCGATTGTGGAGATAGTGCTGCACTCCACCCCAAAGAGCGGCGCAGCCCGGAGCAACTTGAGGAAAAAGAGTCAGCTCTTGGGCGGCGGCGGCGGCTTCAAGCAGGCCTCCACGCACGATTGAGCCGCGTCGTCACAGCGCCCGGCACATTCCAAATCCCCATCGCAGGCCAGCACGCAGTCGGTCTGCTGGCGCTGGCAACGGGTGTTGCAGCGCTGGACGCCGCTTTCCGCATGCCCTCCCAGGAAAGCCAGGACCAGCCCTATGCCGATGGCACGCATCATCTCCTAGGACGGCCGCGGGCGCCCATCCTTGAACGAAACAGCCGCCTCCTGCTACCAACCTTTCCGATGGTGAACTGGCGCCGTTGGTTCCGTCCGGCCCCCGCTCTCCCCTTCGCCCTCCGGGTCTCCGACGCCCACGGGCGTCCGGTGAAGCGGGTCGATCTCGAGGGCCAGTGGCTGCCGTCAGGGCGGCCTTTCCGGGCAACGCCCATCGTCGCCGACGGCCTGTGCGTGATCCCCTGGTCCGGCGACGATCGAGTCCTCCAAGTCCAGGTGCGCTCCGGCGCGGGCTCCGGGGAGCTGACGGTCGAGCGCGATCGCGAGGAGCCTCACCGCGCCCTCGGCGTCCGCCTGCGGGAAGAAGCCGCCGTCAGCCTTTCGAGCTGAGCGCCTTCGCCTCCGCCACGCTCGCGGCGCAGCGGAAGCCGTAGTGGTGGTACGGCTTGTTGTGCGGGTGGTGCGCCCGGCGATACGTGGTGGTCGCGTACTGGGCCTCCCAGTACCAAGAGCCCCCGCGCACCACGCGCTCGAAGTGACCCGGGCACTTCTCCGCGCCATCGCAGGGCCCGCGGGGATTGTCCTTCGTGCACGCCTCGCCGCAGCGCGCGTAGCTGTTGGAGTACCAGTCGTAGACCCACTCCCAGGCGTTGCCGCTCATGTCGAACAGGCCAAACTGATTCGCAGCGCGGGTACCCACCACGAAGGTGCGGCCCTTGTCTCGGCCCATCCCCTTCTTCTTCACGCCGCAGCTGCGGCCGCGCTTGTCCTTGATCACGGCGCGCTCGCAGGTCGCCTTCTCGTCACCCCAGGGGTAGGCCCGGCCGTCCGTGCCCCGCGCGGCCTTCTCCCACTCCGCCTCGGTGGGCAAGTGTTTGCCGCGCGCCTCGCAAAAGGCCACGGCATCGAACCAACTCACGCCGACCTTTGGCTGCCGCGGACGACTGAAGTCCTCGTACACCGTACGCGCGGGCTTGCACTTCTTCTCCGCGACGCAGGCGTCGAAGGCCTCCACCGTGACCTCCGTCACGTCCATGTAGAAGGTGTCGAGCCACACGCTGGCCTGCGGCCGCGTGGCCTTGAAGCCCTTGTCCGTGCCCCGCAAGAACGAGCCTCCGGGGATGCAGGCCATGCCTTTCGGCGCCTGAGAGCAGGGATCCACATGCCGCGCCTTTGCCTCGGGACCTTCGGCCAACGCCGTCGCCCCGAGGACGAACAGCGCCAGGGCGCCCAGCCCGCTCCATGTCATCCGCATGCCGCCGAGAGCTTACCGTGCATGCCGAGATTGGGCGCTTTTTTGCCCGAATTCGCCGAGTGTCGGACGATCCCTGGGTGCGAAAGCTCGTGATCGTCTCAGGGCTCCTGTGGGCCTGCTCGTCGGCGCCACCCGCGCCGCCGGCTGCCGCTCCTTCCTCGCCCCCACCCAGAGCCGCCGCCCCCACGGCCCCGCCCCCCGCGCCCCCGACTGCCGACGTTCCCCCGCCGAGCCCAGCGATCCGCTCGCGCCCCTCCCCGCCGACGCCGCGGCCCGCTTGGGCGCGTTGCGGGCCGATCCCCCACCGCGCGCCATCACGCGCATGAAGCACTACTTCGTCTCCAACGAAAACCAGCACTGGCTCTGGCGAGACGTGCTGCGCAACCGCGGCGGCATGCTCGTGGGCGTCGGCACGGATCAGCTCTATCTGTACGCCGGCTGGTCGAAGGCCACGCTCCTCGTCCCCCTCGACTTCGACCAATGGATCGTCGATCTCCACTGGGTCTACGGTCTGCTGTTCGAGCACGCCGACACCCCCGCAGAGCTCGTGGATCTGTGGACCTTCCGCCGCCAGGGGGAAGTGAAGAAGCTCATCGAGGAGCGCTGGAGCGACCCCAAAGAGCAGCGGAAGAAGCTTCGTTCGTTCTCCGAGGCCCGCGCCGACGTCAAGCAACGCCTCGAGCGTCTGAGAAAGCGTCACGGCAAGCGAGACGTCGACAGCTTCATGTCGAGCCAGGAGCAGTTCGACTGGATCAAGCGCTTGTGGGCCGCGGGCCGTGTCCACCCGGTGCGCGGGGACCTCACCCAGAGTGTTGCGCTGGCGGACGTCGCAGCCTTCTCCCGAGACACGAAGATCCCGCTCCGTACCCTGTATCTGTCAAACGCCGAGGACTACTTCGAGTTCGACACCGGACACTACAAGGACAACGTCCTCGGGCTGCCCTTCGACGACCGCTCCATCGTGCTCCGCACCAAGCCCTACAATGGCGACTACTACGAGTTCCTGTACCAGTCCGGCACCGGCTTCCAGGATTGGCTGCGCGCGGATCGCGTGAAGACGATGTGCGAGCTCGCCCGTTTTTCCCACCGCGCTAGCAACGACAAGGACGAGAAAGATCTGTACGAGGTCTCGCCCGTCAGCGTGACCGAACGCGAGCGCAACCACCGCTGCGACTGACCGGCGCTCAGCCCCGCGATTCGTACACCCGCATGCTCGGCAGCTCCACCGCCGTCAAGAACCCACCGCGCCCGCAGCCCGTGTCGATGCCCACCACGTTCTCGTAGGCCCAAAGATCCTTCGGATCGTCCGGTGTGAAATTGGAGAGCTCCGGCGGCAACAGATCCGTGCGCGTGTGACCGAACACCACGCGCTTGCCACGATAGTTACGAAAGAAGTCCTCGTCCCGGAGCCACAAGACCTGCACCGGCGGGTTCGGAAGCTCGCTCGGATGCAAGAAGCGTCCGTCCGAACCTTTGGGCAGGCCTGCGTGTACGTAGATGGCGTGCTGATCCTCGTACCAGTAGGGCAGCTGCTCCATCCAGCGCACGATGCGCGTCGGGAAGAATCGCCCGCTCTCGAACGCGGCACGCTCTGCGTCGATGGGCTCCTGGAGCTGCTCGGGCACCGGGGCATTGATGAACGAGCGATACGCCGCCAGGCAGCCGTGGATCGGAGGCCGCACGAACTCCGGCCAGCCCTTTCGTCGCACGTAGAGCCAGGCGTCCTCGTGGTTGCCACGAAGTGCCACCACCTTCGCCGAGATCATCTTGGGTAGGTAGCGGACGTACTCCACCACCTGTTTGCTGTGGGGACCGCGGTCGATGTAGTCGCCCAGAAATACGATGGTGTCGTCGCGATCCAGCTTGGGCAGCTTGGACATCACCGTGCGGAGCTGCATCAGCTCGCCGTGAATGTCTCCAATCGCAATCGTCCGTCCCGCCACGAATGGGCGAGACTACCACGGCTAGCCGACGATCTCGCCCAGCAGCTTTCCGGTGTCCTTCACCATGCTCACGCTCTCGTCCAGACCTTTGACGATGAGCTTGAGGTGCAGCAGGAGCTTCGGGTTCAAGATCTG includes these proteins:
- a CDS encoding carbohydrate porin; this translates as MQHYLHNRLLLSTLMPLVGLAAPRMARAQSIPPLRQSMPPKREDGYLEGSYLTATWGGARSWLEEHGVDIQGSYTADAFARVAGGPDTDRPYSYLGSSDASVDVDTGALGAWQGGTLELRFKELHGEGVTEEHLGGLQPVSNLEADRYVTLAEYWYRQELGVLALKVGRQEANVDFAASDYAGTLLNASFGVFPTLELSTYPDWALGAAAFATPVEPLTLQVGVFDGEPDGKKPLGGTRVFSADTERLYVGELQLHSEPIFAGLPGTLRLGGFRHGESYGGYAILDHEVWDSVGVFLQLGVAPQDQNETWLYSGAGIAVTGLLPSRGDDVLSLGVARVQVSPEVRDAETVVELDYEALVTGFFSVKPSLQYIDNPGGQRQIPSALVTGLRAVITL
- a CDS encoding serine/threonine protein phosphatase, which gives rise to MAGRTIAIGDIHGELMQLRTVMSKLPKLDRDDTIVFLGDYIDRGPHSKQVVEYVRYLPKMISAKVVALRGNHEDAWLYVRRKGWPEFVRPPIHGCLAAYRSFINAPVPEQLQEPIDAERAAFESGRFFPTRIVRWMEQLPYWYEDQHAIYVHAGLPKGSDGRFLHPSELPNPPVQVLWLRDEDFFRNYRGKRVVFGHTRTDLLPPELSNFTPDDPKDLWAYENVVGIDTGCGRGGFLTAVELPSMRVYESRG
- a CDS encoding SUMF1/EgtB/PvdO family nonheme iron enzyme; this encodes MTWSGLGALALFVLGATALAEGPEAKARHVDPCSQAPKGMACIPGGSFLRGTDKGFKATRPQASVWLDTFYMDVTEVTVEAFDACVAEKKCKPARTVYEDFSRPRQPKVGVSWFDAVAFCEARGKHLPTEAEWEKAARGTDGRAYPWGDEKATCERAVIKDKRGRSCGVKKKGMGRDKGRTFVVGTRAANQFGLFDMSGNAWEWVYDWYSNSYARCGEACTKDNPRGPCDGAEKCPGHFERVVRGGSWYWEAQYATTTYRRAHHPHNKPYHHYGFRCAASVAEAKALSSKG
- a CDS encoding chemotaxis response regulator protein-glutamate methylesterase, producing the protein MAPTRVLVVDDSALMRKLLTTILAQDPEIEIVGTATDPVAAKRALAQLSPDVMTLDIEMPRMNGIEFLEQLMKHRPMPVVMVSSLTERGSQLTMRALQLGAFDFVTKPKIDIARGTVELAEELVAKVKAAGRSRGRRPVARPKSRPPARPVSLRPQPGSFAQQALIAIGASTGGTEALSKVLSAFPANCPPCIVVQHMPPVFTRHFAERLDRECRVHVREAQDGDVLTPGLVLIAPGGERHMQLTRAGSRLTVQLVAMPPVNHHRPSVDVLFDSVARVAGASTIAAILTGMGADGARGMKKLRDAGAQTVAQDEATSVVFGMPKEAIALGGAAHVAPLSDIAATLLRLAGDTRRRDSLRVSNPPRGAP
- a CDS encoding purine-binding chemotaxis protein CheW → MDLVNETPVLDAAAAQYLSFSLAEGEYAVKILHVREIRGIGPITPLPNAPHHLKGVMNLRGAIVPVVDLKVALGLPESDYDKFTVIIVLSVGGRTMDFVVDSVCDVVSLESTDIENTSEIGNGVDDALIDGIARAQERFIILLDVERIAAVDVAA
- a CDS encoding MCP four helix bundle domain-containing protein, translating into MKWIIDMRTTGKISIAFGGIFVMLLAIAWVALSAADKANNSLELTFERDMKGTADIYEAVTLRLRAARAFRDAMGESHDATRAQYTREYEDNLAAIPTALDKVEKRLVHEKSKEQLRSARKAISDWAVVAREAIELGRKDPKRAEGLVDKCNQLAPAIDQPLAAIIKDKLELADASHEAAQASYVHSRNIVWGTIAFVALIVAGVFWFCRYLFVARVDKILAVIKRMKQGDLTERVDFDHGDELGQMATALNGSLDSLQSTLFDVQDVCNQVAAASQQLRAASEQISNGAQEQASSLEETAASLEEISATVNQNSGNAQRASKLAGDASDVAERGGQVVEGAVAAMGEITKASTKIADIITTIDEIAFQTNLLALNAAVEAARAGEQGRGFGVVAAEVRTLAQRTASAAKEIRGLIVDASTKVEAGTERVNQSGSTLQEIVRAVKQVTDMVGEIAAASSEQSTGIAQVNTAVGQVDQVTQSNAAQTEEVSATAESLAEKAAHLDRLVAAFELGKRRQRAAAQRAPAPKRHRPPPLPKKAKKNADVMVGDAPMFSIPPGPPNGKSNGFQSSDGYLEF